Part of the Mycolicibacterium thermoresistibile genome, TCGCCCGGTGCCGGCGCCTGCTCGATCTCGACGCCGATCCCGAAGCGGTGATCCAGCATCTCAGGACGGATCCGCACCTGAGCGCACTGGTCGCCAAGGCGCCGGGCCAACGCATTCCGCGGACAGTTGACGGGGCCGAACTGGCCATCCGGGTGCTGCTGGGGCAGCAGGTGTCGGTGAAGGCCGCGCGTACCCATGTTCGGCGGCTCGTCACCGCCTACGGCGAGCCGATCGAGGATCCGGGCGGCGATCTGACTCACCTGTTCCCGAGCGTCACCGGGCTCGCTGATGTCCTACCGGAGCATCTCGCGCTGCCCACCGCACGGGCGCACAGTTTCAGCCGGTTGGTCCAGGCGATCGCCGCCGGGGATGTCGAACTGGGGCCGGGGGCCGATTGGGAGCGGACCCGGCACCGGTTGCTCGCCCTGCCCGGTGTCGGTCCGTGGACGGCCGAGATGATCGCGATGCGCGGATTGGGAGACCCGGATGCGTTTCCGGTCGACGATCTCGGGCTTCGTAGAGCCGCACAACAGCTCGGAATGCGCGGTTCGGTACGTGCGTTGACCGATCACAGCATCCGCTGGCGGCCCTGGCGGTCCTACGTCACCCAGCATCTCTGGACCGCTCTCGACCACGCCGTCAACGAATGGCCCCCAGCAGGGCCGATGAAGGAGGCATCATGACCCCGATGCGGTATCGGATGATCGACAGCCCGATCGGCCCGCTCACCCTGGCCGGCCGCGACGACCGGTTGGCGTTTCTGCACATGGTCGATCAGACGTATGAACCGAGCCGGAACGGATGGGTGTCCGACGAGTCGGCGTTTCCCGATGCGGTCCGGCAGCTCGGCGAGTACTTCGATGGTGCTCGCACCGAATTCGATTTGAAGCTGAATCTGCGGGGGACGGACTTTCAGCGCCGTGTCTGGAAAGCGCTGATGACAATTCCCTACGGTGAGACCCGATCGTACGGTGAAATAGCCCGACAGATCGGATCACCCACCGCATTCCGGGCGGTGGGGTTGGCCAACGGTCGCAACCCGATTGCGATCATCGTCCCCTGCCATCGGGTCATCGGGAGCAACGGCACGCTGACCGGGTACGGGGGCGGTCTGGAACGTAAGCAGGCACTGCTGGATCTCGAGAGATCGAAGATGGCGCCGGCCCTTTTCTGACACTCGCATCGGAGTTGAGACGAGCCTGCCCGGCCGGCCGTCGGGGAATGACACAAAATGAAATGACCCAGAAATGGCTGTGCCCCCCAACTTTCGTTGGGGGGCACAGCGCTAATGTGTGTTCGGCGGTGTCCTACTTTTCCGCCCGTTCGGGGCAGTATCATCGGCGCTGGCAGGCTTAGCTTCCGGGTTCGGAATGGGACCGGGCGTTTCCCTGCCGCTATGGACCGCCGTAACTCTATTCAGCCGTCGCTCTATTCATAAGTCGTCGGTGCCCCTTGGTTTGTTTTTGGTGGTGGGGTGTGATGGTTCGATGTGTTTGTGGGTGTGGTTGCGAGTTGTGGTGTGTTGTAAGTTTTCGGCCGGTTAGTGCCAGTTCCCTACGCCCATTACTGGGTGTGCAGGTCTGGCCTATCAATCCCGTGTTCTGCGGGGGGCCTTATCCCTCCTAGAGGGTGAGAAGCCTGGTCTTGGAAAAGGTTTCCCGCTTAGATGCTTTCAGCGGTTATCCTGTCCGAACGTGGCTATCCAGCGGTGCCCCTGGCGGGACAACTGGTGCACCAGAGGTTCGTCCGTCCCGGTCCTCTCGTACTAGGGACAGGCTTCCTCAAGCTTCTGACGCGCGCGGCGGATAGAGACCGAACTGTCTCACGACGTTCTAAACCCAGCTCGCGTGCCGCTTTAATGGGCGAACAGCCCAACCCTTGGGACCTACTCCAGCCCCAGGATGCGACGAGCCGACATCGAGGTGCCAAACCATCCCGTCGATATGGACTCTTGGGGAAGATCAGCCTGTTATCCCCGGGGTACCTTTTATCCGTTGAGCGACACCCCTTCCACTCAGAGGTGCCGGATCACTAGTCCCGACTTTCGTCCCTGCTTGACATGTTCGTCTCGCAGTCAAGCTCCCTTGTGCACTTACACTCAACACCTGATTGCCATCCAGGCTGAGGGAACCTTTGGGCGCCTCCGTTACCTTTTAGGAGGCAACCGCCCCAGTTAAACTACCCGCCAGGCACTGTCCCTGAACCCGATTCAGGGTTCGAGGTTAGAGGCCCAATACGGCCAGAGTGGTATTTCAACGACGACTCCACCCGAACTGGCGTCCGAGCTTCACAGTCTCCCACCTATCCTACACAAGCCGCACCGAGCACCAATACCAAGTTGTAGTAAAGGTCCCGGGGTCTTTTCGTCCTGCCGCGCGTAACGAGCATCTTTACTCGTAGTGCAATTTCGCCGAGTCTATGGTTGAGACAGCTGAGAAGTCGTTACGCCATTCGTGCAGGTCGGAACTTACCCGACAAGGAATTTCGCTACCTTAGGATGGTTATAGTTACCACCGCCGTTTACTGGGGCTTAAATTCTCCGCTTCACCCCCCGAAAGGGGTTAACGGGTCCTCTTAACCTTCCAGCACCGGGCAGGCGTCAGTCCGTATACATCGTCTTGCGACTTCGCACGGACCTGTGTTTTTAGTAAACAGTCGCTTCTCACTGGTTTGTGCCACCCCCAACCGCTCCCACCGCAAAGGTGTTCACCGTCGGAGGTCCCCCTTCTCCCGAAGTTACGGGGGCATTTTGCCGAGTTCCTTAACCATAGTTCACTCGTACGCCTCGGTATTCTCTACCTGACCACCTGTGTCGGTTTGGGGTACGGGCCGTGTGTGTGCTCGCTAGAGGCTTTTCTCGGCAGCATAGGATCACCGAATTCGCCTCACTCGGCTATGCATCACCTCTCAGGATTCACGCCAGACGGATTTGCCTATCTGACTCCCTACAGGCTTGCCCCAGTATCACCACTGACTGGTACGGCTACCTTCCTGCGTCACCCCATCGCTTGACTACTACCACCGAAGGTCCCGCGCAGCCCCCCACCGCCATCACCCGAAGGATCCGGTCAGCGAGGTTTTGGGCGGTTAGTACCGGTGATTCGTCAGGGGCGCCCACACACGGGTACGGGAATATCAACCCGTTGTCCATCGACTACGCCTGTCGGCCTCGCCTTAGGTCCCGACTCACCCTGGGCGGACTGGCCTGGCCCAGGAACCCTTGGTCTTCCGGCGGGCAAGGTTCTCACTTGCCTTATCGCTACTCATGCCTGCATTCTCACTCCCACACCCTCCACCACGAGGTCACCCTGTGGCTTCACCGGATGCAGGACGCTCCCCTACCCAACCACACCCACAACGGGCACGGCTGCCGCGGCTTCGGCGGTGTGCTTGAGCCCCGCTACATTATCGGCGCACAATCACTTGACCAGTGAGCTATTACGCACTCTTTCAAGGGTGGCTGCTTCTAAGCCAACCTCCTGGTTGTCTTCGCGACTGCACATCCTTTTCCACTTAGCACACACTTCGGGGCCTTAGCCGGCGATCTGGGCTGTTTCCCTCTCGACGCACGGAGCTTATCCCCCGCCGTCTCACTGCCGCACTACACCTTGCCGGCATTCGGAGTTTGGCTGACGTCAGTAACCTGTGAGGGCCCATCGGCCATCCAGTAGCTCTACCTCCAGCAAGAACAATGCGACGCTGCACCTAAATGCATTTCGGGGAGAACCAGCTATCACGGAGTTTGATTGGCCTTTCACCCCTACCCACAGCTCATCCCCTCAGTCTTCAACCTAAGTGGGTTCGGGCCTCCACGCGGTCTTACCCGCGCTTCACCCTGGCCATGGGTAGATCACCCCGCTTCGGGTCCACAACACGCCACTACACCAACCCCTACGGATTGGATACGCCCTATTCAGACTCGCTTTCGCTACGGCTCCCCCACCACGGGTTAACCTCGCGACATGTCAGTGACTCGCAGGCTCATTCTTCAAAAGGCACGCCATCACCCCACACCCGACAAGGGCAGAGGCTCTGACGGATTGTCAGCGCACGGTTTCAGGTACTCTTTCACTCCCCTCCCGGGGTACTTTTCACCATTCCCTCACGGTACTCATCCGCTATCGGTCACTGGGAAGTATTCAGGCTTACCGGGTGGTCCCGGCAGATTCACAGCGGATTCCACGGGCCCGCTGCTACTCGGGAAACGATCCAAGGTAGGTGCCGGGTTTTCGCGTACCGGGCTCTCACCGTCTACGGCAGACCATCCCAGGCCACTTCCGCTAACCACAACACTTGATCACTACCCTCCGGGCAGGTAGACCCGGACGAACCGCTCCCACAACCCCGCACACACAACCCCTACCCGGTATCACATGCATGCGGTTTAGCCTCATCCGCGTTCGCTCGCCACTACTAACGGAATCACGGTTGTTTTCTCTTCCTGCGGGTACTGAGATGTTTCACTTCCCCGCGTTCCCCCCCAACGCCTATACATTCAGCGCTGGGTGACGCGACATCACTCGCGCCGGGTTTCCCCATTCGGAAATCCTCGGATCCACGCTCGGTTGACAGCTCCCCGAGGCATATCGCAGCCTCCCACGTCCTTCATCGGCTCCCAGTGCCAAGGCATCCACCATGCGCCCTAACACACTTACAACACCATGAGCACAAAACAAAGAAATTGCACATCCCACACACAAACCCGAAACCCCCACAAACCAGGGGCACCAGGCTCGCGCGTGCTAGATGCTCGCAACCACTATCCACAAATCAAACACCACACCCCACCACCAAAGACGGGGCGACAACACAGGCGTGTTGCCTCAAAGCCCAATAGTGTGTCCGGCGATCCCGCCACCCCCAAAAAACACCCGTTTCACAGGGATGAACACGTTTGTTGCGCACCCAGCCGGCGCCACTACAGCAACCGACTCCACACGGCACACACCCCCACCAACCGGGGATGTTTCTCGTGGTGCTCCTTAGAAAGGAGGTGATCCAGCCGCACCTTCCGGTACGGCTACCTTGTTACGACTTCGTCCCAATCGCCGATCCCACCTTCGACGGCTCCCTCCCCAGACGGGGTTAGGCCACCGGCTTCGGGTGTTACCGACTTTCATGACGTGACGGGCGGTGTGTACAAGGCCCGGGAACGTATTCACCGCAGCGTTGCTGATCTGCGATTACTAGCGACTCCGACTTCACGGGGTCGAGTTGCAGACCCCGATCCGAACTGAGACCGGCTTTGCAGGGATTCGCTCCACCTCACGGCTTCGCAGCCCTTTGTACCGGCCATTGTAGCATGTGTGAAGCCCTGGACATAAGGGGCATGATGACTTGACGTCATCCCCACCTTCCTCCGAGTTGACCCCGGCAGTCTCTCACGAGTCCCCGGCATTACCCGCTGGCAACATGAGACAAGGGTTGCGCTCGTTGCGGGACTTAACCCAACATCTCACGACACGAGCTGACGACAGCCATGCACCACCTGCACACAGGCCACAAGGGAACCGACATCTCTGCCGGCGTCCTGTGCATGTCAAACCCAGGTAAGGTTCTTCGCGTTGCATCGAATTAATCCACATGCTCCGCCGCTTGTGCGGGCCCCCGTCAATTCCTTTGAGTTTTAGCCTTGCGGCCGTACTCCCCAGGCGGGGTACTTAATGCGTTAGCTACGGCACGGATCCTCAGGAAAGAACCCACACCTAGTACCCACCGTTTACGGCGTGGACTACCAGGGTATCTAATCCTGTTCGCTCCCCACGCTTTCGCTCCTCAGCGTCAGTTACTGCCCAGAGACCCGCCTTCGCCACCGGTGTTCCTCCTGATATCTGCGCATTCCACCGCTACACCAGGAATTCCAGTCTCCCCTGCAGTACTCTAGTCTGCCCGTATCGCCCGCACGCCCACAGTTAAGCTGTGAGTTTTCACGGACAACGCGACAAACCACCTACGAGCTCTTTACGCCCAGTAATTCCGGACAACGCTCGGACCCTACGTATTACCGCGGCTGCTGGCACGTAGTTGGCCGGTCCTTCTTCTGTGCCTACCGTCACTTCCGCTTCGTCGGCACTGAAAGAGGTTTACAACCCGAAGGCCGTCATCCCTCACGCGGCGTCGCTGCATCAGGCTTGCGCCCATTGTGCAATATTCCCCACTGCTGCCTCCCGTAGGAGTCTGGGCCGTATCTCAGTCCCAGTGTGGCCGGTCACCCTCTCAGGCCGGCTACCCGTCGTCGCCTTGGTAGGCCATCACCCCACCAACAAGCTGATAGGCCGCGGGCTCATCCCACACCGCTACAAACGCTTTCCCCCACCAGGCCATGCGACCAGCAGGGTGTATTCGGTATTAGACCCAGTTTCCCAGGCTTATCCCAAAGTGCAGGGCAGATCACCCACGTGTTACTCACCCGTTCGCCACTCGAGCACCCCCGAAGGGGCCTTTCCGTTCGACTTGCATGTGTTAAGCACGCCGCCAGCGTTCGTCCTGAGCCAGGATCAAACTCTCCAAACAAAAACTGTCCAGAAAATCACTGGCAAAACAAACCACACCCCCAAACGGGAAAAACAGGGTGCGGCAAAAACAAAAACAACAAACAAAAACCACCAAACACACTATTGAGTTCTCAAACAACACACCCGCTGAGCGGGCAACCCTGCCAGGGTACTACGACTCGGTCAGGGATGGCAATCCACGCCCTCCGGCTCTTTCGGCCGGGGCCGTGGTGCATCGCCAATACTACGCGGTCCTCCGCAGAACCCCAAATCGGGGTCCGGCCGGATGCAACGCTGCAGGTCAGAGCGCTATTCCGGCCCGGGGCGGGTCAGCTGATGCGCTCGATCTCCGCCCCCAGGCTCTTGAGGTTCTCGACGAACCTCGGATAGCCGCGGTCGATGTGGAAGACGTCGTGCACCTCGGTGTCGCCGTCGGCCACCAGCCCGGCGAGCACCAGCCCGGCGCCGGCCCGGATGTCCGACGACCAGACCGGCGCACTGGACAGCTGGGGCAGGCCGCGCACCACGGCGTGGTGGCCGTCGGTGCGGGCGTCGGCGCCGAGCCGGACCATCTCCTCGACGAACCGGAACCGGGCCTCGAAGACGTTCTCGGTGATCATCGAGGTGCCGTCGGCGATCGAGGCCAGGGCGATGGCCATCGGCTGCAGGTCCGTCGGGAATCCCGGGAACGGCAGCGTCGCGACGTTCACCGCCTTCGGCCGCTCGTACTGCACCACCCGGAAGCCGTTGTCGTGCTGGGTGACGGTGGCGCCGGCGTCGTGCAGTTTGTGCAGGACCAGCTGAAGATGTTGGGGGTCCACCCCGGTCACCGAGATGTCACCGCGGGTCATCGCCGCCGCGATCCCCCAGGTGGCCGCCACGATGCGGTCGCCGATCACCCGGTGTTCGGTGGGATAGAGGCGATCCACGCCGGTGATCGTCATCGTCGGGGTGCCGGCCCCGGAGATCTGGGCGCCCATCTCGTTGAGCATCGTGCACAGATCCACCACGTCGGGCTCACGGGCGGCGTTGTGGATCGTGGTCGTCCCCTCGGCCAGGACGGCCGCCATGAGGATGTTCTCGGTGGCCCCCACCGACGGGAACTCCAGCTGGATCTCCGCGCCGCGCAGGTGGTCGGCCTCGGCGACCACGCAGCCGTGTTCGATGTTGCAGCGGGCGCCCAGCTGCCGTAGCCCGGCCTGATGCATGTCCAGCGGCCGCGAGCCAATCGCATCGCCGCCCGGCAGTGCCACCCGCGCCCGTTTACACCGTCCGACCAGCGGTCCGAGCACACAGACCGAGGCGCGGAACTGTCGTACCGCGGCGAAGTCGGCATCGTATTTGAGTTCATCGGGCGACGTGATCCGCACCGTCTCACCGTCGAGCTCCACGGTGGCGCCCAGCCCGCGCAACACCTCGGCCATCAACGGGACATCGAGGATGTCCGGGCAGTTGGTGATGGTGCTGGTGCCTTCCGCCAACAGGGCGGCGGCCATCAGCTTCAAGACGCTGTTTTTGGCTCCCCCGACAGCAACTTCGCCGGACAACCGGTTGCCACCGGTCACCACGAACCGCTCGCTCACGCGGTCAGTGTAGTCAGCGGCCGGGGCCGGTGTCAGTTTCCGCTCCGGTCTGCGGCCCGGCCTCAACCGGTACGGTTTTCCCATGGCCGTACATCTGACCCGCATCTACACCCGCACCGGCGACGACGGAACGACCGGTTTGAGCGACTTCAGCCGAGTCCCCAAGAACGACGCCCGGCTGGTCGCCTACGCCGACTGCGACGAGACCAACGCGGCCATCGGAACCGCGCTCGCGCTCGGCGACCCCGAGCCGCCTTTGCGCGACGTGCTACGCCAGATCCAGAACGACCTGTTCGACGCCGGGGCGGATCTGTCCACACCCGTCGTCGAGAACCCCGAACACCCCCCGCTGCGGATCACCCAGGCCTACATCGATCGGCTCGAAACCTGGTGCGACGAGTTCAATGAGTCGCTGCCGGCACTGAATTCGTTCGTGTTGCCCGGTGGCACGCCGTTGTCCGCGCTGTTGCACGTCGCCCGCACGGTGGCCCGGCGGGCCGAACGCTCCGCCTGGCGGGCGGTCGAGATCCACGGTGACGCAGTCAGTGTGCTCCCGGCGAAGTACCTCAACCGGCTGTCGGATCTGCTGTTCATCCTGTCCCGGATAGCCAACCCCGACGGTGATGTGTTGTGGCAACCCGGCGGTGACCGTTAGTCCCAGAGCCGATGGTTTCGAGCGGGTTCGGCGCCGTTCAGAGCGAGCGGCGCCGAGCCCGCGGTGACGGACGCGATTCCAGCCAGGACAGGAAGGCCGTCAGCGCACCGCGGTCCAGCGCCACCTCGTATCCCTGTCGGCGATCCGCACTGGTGTCGCGCAGTTCCAGTACCACGGTCTCGTCGTTCATGATGTCGAACTCGTCACCCCGGGGACTGCGGCGCGCCACGATCTCCAGGCCCCGCCGGCTCAACCGGCGGTCCGGCCACCAGCGCAGGCTGGACAGCCGGTAGAACCCTGCCTCCCCACCCCGGTAACGCAGCACCCCGTGCCGCCAGCCCTGTCCACCGACGGCGGGGACATCGCGCAGAATCGCCGCGGTGCCCCCGACCTGTCGGAGCTTCCACAGCCGGTAGCTCAGCGCGATGACCACGAGCAGCAGGACGCCGACGAGCGTGACCATGACGACCATGGACCCGCTCATCGGCACCCGCTAGTCGAGTTGGCCCAGTGCGCGCAGCCGGGCCCGGCCGCGCGCCGCGGTCGCCGGATCATCCGACTCGGCGTCGCGCTTGGCCGCGTCCGCGTCGATCTCGTGATCGAACTCCGCGGATTCGGCCAGGATGATGACGCCTTCCTCGGTGATCGAGATGAAGCCGCCGTCGACCGCGATCCGCAGATCGTCCTCGCCTTCGCGTTCGACCCGCACCATTGCGTCGTCGACCAGCTGCGCCACCAGCGGCGTATGCCGCGGCAGCACACCGATCTCGCCGGCGGTGGTGCGGGTGAACACGAAAGTGCCCTTCCCGGACCAGATCTTGCGTTCGACGGCGACGATATCGACGTCCATGTCAACAGCCATGCGACACCGCCTCCCGCGGACGAGTGAGCCTACTCATTGGTGTTGGCGGCATCCTTCTGCGCATCCGCCGGCACTGGGGCGCCGTCGCCGGAGGTGTCCTCCATCTTGGCG contains:
- the murA gene encoding UDP-N-acetylglucosamine 1-carboxyvinyltransferase, which encodes MSERFVVTGGNRLSGEVAVGGAKNSVLKLMAAALLAEGTSTITNCPDILDVPLMAEVLRGLGATVELDGETVRITSPDELKYDADFAAVRQFRASVCVLGPLVGRCKRARVALPGGDAIGSRPLDMHQAGLRQLGARCNIEHGCVVAEADHLRGAEIQLEFPSVGATENILMAAVLAEGTTTIHNAAREPDVVDLCTMLNEMGAQISGAGTPTMTITGVDRLYPTEHRVIGDRIVAATWGIAAAMTRGDISVTGVDPQHLQLVLHKLHDAGATVTQHDNGFRVVQYERPKAVNVATLPFPGFPTDLQPMAIALASIADGTSMITENVFEARFRFVEEMVRLGADARTDGHHAVVRGLPQLSSAPVWSSDIRAGAGLVLAGLVADGDTEVHDVFHIDRGYPRFVENLKSLGAEIERIS
- a CDS encoding cob(I)yrinic acid a,c-diamide adenosyltransferase — protein: MAVHLTRIYTRTGDDGTTGLSDFSRVPKNDARLVAYADCDETNAAIGTALALGDPEPPLRDVLRQIQNDLFDAGADLSTPVVENPEHPPLRITQAYIDRLETWCDEFNESLPALNSFVLPGGTPLSALLHVARTVARRAERSAWRAVEIHGDAVSVLPAKYLNRLSDLLFILSRIANPDGDVLWQPGGDR
- a CDS encoding methylated-DNA--[protein]-cysteine S-methyltransferase gives rise to the protein MTPMRYRMIDSPIGPLTLAGRDDRLAFLHMVDQTYEPSRNGWVSDESAFPDAVRQLGEYFDGARTEFDLKLNLRGTDFQRRVWKALMTIPYGETRSYGEIARQIGSPTAFRAVGLANGRNPIAIIVPCHRVIGSNGTLTGYGGGLERKQALLDLERSKMAPALF
- a CDS encoding DUF2550 domain-containing protein — protein: MSGSMVVMVTLVGVLLLVVIALSYRLWKLRQVGGTAAILRDVPAVGGQGWRHGVLRYRGGEAGFYRLSSLRWWPDRRLSRRGLEIVARRSPRGDEFDIMNDETVVLELRDTSADRRQGYEVALDRGALTAFLSWLESRPSPRARRRSL
- a CDS encoding F0F1 ATP synthase subunit epsilon — translated: MAVDMDVDIVAVERKIWSGKGTFVFTRTTAGEIGVLPRHTPLVAQLVDDAMVRVEREGEDDLRIAVDGGFISITEEGVIILAESAEFDHEIDADAAKRDAESDDPATAARGRARLRALGQLD